ACCTAAACCGAAACGGTCAGCCAGGTACGATGTATCTGAGAGCTAGCGATGGTTTGGGGAATTATGCGAATGCTCTTGATATTTTAGAGGAAGGACAGACGACCTATCCAATTTCGCAAAAAAAATTACAGGAGATAGCAGATAGCTATCAAAAGCCTTCACGTGGCAATAAACTATTGGCATTAGCTTTATTGACGTTAAAATGGCTATTAGGACTATTGGCAGCAATTTTGATATTATTGCGTTTAAGAGTTATCCTAAAAAGAAGAAGAAGACGCAGGCTGCGGAAAAAGCAGTTTCGGTGAATCAACTATGAAGGAGAGATAAGAGTGAAAATCAGTATTCGACATCGCTATATCAAAAAAATTCCTGTACTGGAAGTTGTTGCAGAAGAAGAAAAAAACAAAGCTTTACCTCTAGTCATCTATTATCATGGCTGGCAGTCTGCTAAGGAATTATCATTGACTCAAGCACGAAAATTAGCGAGAAAAGGGATTCGGGTGATTTTACCGGATGCTATGAATCATGGGGAACGTAAAACTGGTCCAGTATCACCGATTCCTTCTGTGACATTTTGGTCAAGTATCCAATACAATATCATAGAATTTTCGCAGCTGATCCGTCATTTTGAAAAGCTTGAGCTGATCAAAAATAAGAAAATAGGTGTGGGCGGTGTTTCGATGGGCGGGATCACGACATGTGCTTTACTGACTCAACATCCAGAAATCAATACGGCAGCCTGTATGATGGGAACACCAGCCCCAATGCGCTATATTGAACGAGTAATGGAGCGAGCAGCTGAAATGGACTATTTTGTACCTAAGGATTTACCATTGCTGCAAAGTTGGGTCACGCATTATGATCTATCAAAAGCACCTGAAAAGATAGCTGAACGTCCTGTCTTATTCTGGCATGGAACGAAAGATCCTAAAATTCCCTATGAGGACATGGCAGATTTTTATCAACAGATCTCAGATGAAACGTATGCTCAAAACAGCCGTTTTCTGACTGGAGAAGGGGAAGGACATCTAGTGAAAGGTGAAATGATGGATGTTGTGGCGGAATGGTTTGAGGAGAATTTAATAGACAGAGACTAAAGCATTTTGCTCTGAGTAGCAAGAAGCAGCTTATTCAGATTTAGTGTGTGGAACAAAATCGATCATTCTTTTTGTTCCGCACTTTTTAAAATAGCTTGTTTTAATTCATTGAAAATATACGTCAATAATAGAAAATGAGGTTCATTTCTTAGAAACACTCTTGACAAACTTTCACGTATTATGAATAATGTAAGGGGTTGCGTTTATTGGAGATAAGCAAATGAATAAAATGGAAAACTGTACGAATGTAAATCAAATGTACTCGATTGGTGAGGTAGCAAAGATTTGTAATGTTTCCCGCAAAACATTGCGTTTCTATGAACAATTAGGCTTATTGACACCAGATCATGTTAGTTTGGAAAATGGTTATCGTTATTATACGGAGAAGACCATGAATTTGATTCCTGTCATCAAGTATTACAAGCAGATGGGCTTTAAGCTACAGGAAATGGGTAATGTGCAGAACACTGGAGACTATTTTTATCAAGAGACGAATTTTCTAACGAAGCTGTCTGAGTTAAAACGAGAAGAACAACGTATTCGTAATAGTTATACAGCTGTCTCAGACTGGATCGGTTTGTTGAGAGAAGGATCGATTGCAATTGAAAATCAGCTGCAAAATGTCAATGTGAAATATTTGGATCGTGAAAGCTATGTCTTTATGGAGCAGGATTTTTGTTATAACTATATGGATGCGGTGATCAATATTCCTTGGGTCAATTATTTAGAGGAGCAGGATTGTGAAATCACGGGTCCAGTGATTCTTCATTTCGAGAACTGTGAGGAGAAGATGGCCTGTAAGTCCCGTAAAATGAATGTGATGCAAAAACCTGTTAGTATTGCAAATAGTGAGATGCCGACGACTTTTTTTGGTGGTCAGATGTTTTTATCCAGCTATTATTTAGGTGACCCGGCTGATATTTGTCAGCAATATAAAAAGATGTTGTTATGGGCAAAGGAACATGATTATCAATGCTCAGATGAGGTATATGAACGTTATGTGATCGATTATTGGTCTACTATGAATGTTGATAATTTTGTGATCGAACTGTTGATTCCAGCAGAAAAAAATAAAAAATAAAACTTTTTAAATCGACTTGTATGAATTCTACGATCAGCTGGATTCGCACAAGTCGATTTTGATTAGAAAAGAGAGATTTATTTAAAGATTCCCCTTAAGGGGAACCTTTTTGTTTTGTTATAAAAAAAACGATAGTGTCCGTTGCGTAAATGATTTTATTTATAATAGTGTTATTTTTATTTTGTGATTACATGCCTAAAGTGAAAATGTGAGCAAGGATAGTTTACCCACAAATCTTTCTTGTGAAAAAAACAACAAGTTCTGTATCAGCGAAAAAGGATGTTTCTTTTTCGACAAGTAAAATCAATCTAATTATCCAATTGTTATAAAACACGAGTTCTATTATATTTTCCGTACTATAACAGGTGTTGATTCTCAATTATGAGGAATAATTGAGAAAGGGAAGCTGTATTACCGAGTGAAAGATGTGTTTCAGAAAAAAAATCTTCTTGACTGCTCCCTTAAGGTAAGACTGTAAAGTGAGTGGTAGCAAGAAATGAAACCGTTTTACGGTAACTATTTTAGGAGGAAGCAACTATGAAATACGATGCATTAGGAATGGTAGAAACAAAAGGATTGATTGGGTCGATCGAGGCAGCAGATGCGATGGTTAAAGCAGCAAATGTTTCTTTGATCGGGAAAGAATTTGTTGGCGGCGGAATCGTTACAGTAATGGTGCGCGGAGATGTGGGTGCAGTTAAAGCAGCGACTGATGCGGGGGCAAGTGCTGCTGAACGTGTAGGAGAGCTTTTATCCGTTCATGTGATTCCACGCCCACATGGTGAAGTGGAAAATATTTTGCCAGTAAATAAAGCCAAATAAATAGTTAGGGGAAACGTCAATGAATAGTGAAAAAAGTATTCTGAGTACAAGTACAAATGCGGACCTAAAAATGAAAGAGGTCAGCAAAGGATTTCAAGTTAAGGGAATTACGAATGGACTAGTTTCTGGAATTACTTACGGAATTTATTCTACTTTAGTTGTGGTTGCCAGTGGGTATGATCCGCTGATCAGTGCTGCGGGATTTTTAGCTGCACCATTTGTTTGTTCAGGTTTAAATGATTTTTTTGCTGGAATTTTTCTTTTATTTTATAACGCAAAGCATGGACGATTAAAGGAAATCATCCGCATGGTAAAAACCAAGCCAGGGAAAATGCTTGTGATCGGGTTCTTATTAGGCGGTCCGATCGCAAATGGGGCTTATCTTGTTGGTCTAGCAATGGCTGGCGCTTATGCGATCCCAATTTCAGCTACCTGTAGTTTGTTCGGTGCATTGTTCTCATGGATTTTCTTAAAACAGAAGCCGACAGCCAGAATTATTTTGGGCATGGTGGTTTGTGTGATGGGTGCGATCGTGATCAATCTGGTCAAACCAGAAGGCGCACCGAATTTCACTTTAGGAATTATCTGTGCGTTGATTGCAGCTGTTTCGTGGGGCTTAGAAGGGGTCTTTTCAAGTTTCGGCGGTGCGATGATCGATACAGATGTAGCAGTCAATTTACGTGAATTAGTTTCTGGCTTGTTCGTAATGATTTTGGTTTTACCATTTGTTGGTGGTGTGGGCTTATTATTTAAAACGTTAGCAGCTGGAACACCAGTGATGTGGTTACTACTATCTGGACTAAGCGCAGGAATTTCTTTCTTAACTTGGTACAAAGCCAACGCGATGGTGGGGACAGCTGTCGGAATGTCGCTGAATGTAACGTATGCATTTTGGGGTGTCATCTTCAGTGTGATTTTCTTAGGTCAAACAGTTACACCAACCATGGTGATTGGTTCGATCGTGATCGTCATCGGTGCGATTTTAGTGACGATGAATCCGTTGGACTTCTTCAGAAAGGGGGAAGCATAGATGCTTTTACCTAGTCGGACAGCTGTATTGAATCAAATGTATGATCAAAGAGAGTTAGATGTGAAGAAGATCATGGAGGAATTGAAACCTCAGTATGGGCATGAGAAGCAGTTTAATGAGAAATTGTATTTAGAGCATTTGATGGCGTTAGAAGCAAATGGTTTAGTTGAATTGACGAATTATTGTTTAGATGATCAAGAAGAATTGATTATGTCGTATACGATCACAGAGGAAGGTCGAACGACAGTTGAGAAATATGTAGATAAAGTATATCGAGTGATGTAGTGATTTGATTTGTTATGTAGAGAAATTTCTCCGAGAGAATATGAATTGTGAATGAGCCAAAGATGTCTCAGTCATGATTTACTATTTTTCTTTCAAATTTATTGAGTCAACTTGGCTCTTTGATTGTTCAGCTTCATGGGCTAGCTCTTCGGAAAAAAGACAAAATTGGTTTGTGACAAAGAGAGTCACAATCAAATTTTCCTATTTTTCAGTCAGAGCTGAACGAGCCTACTTAACCTTTAGTTTATCTAGCTTCATGGGCTAGCTCTTCGGAAAAAAGACAAAATTGGTTTGTGACAGAGAGAGTCACAATCAAATTTTCCTATTTTTCAGTCAGAGCTGAACGAGCCCATTCAGCTTTTATTTCAGAAATGGGGGATTGTATTGGTTTATCGTGGTGAGGAGGCGTTGGGGCTTATTGAGACTGTTGGTCTGGTTCCGGCGTTGAAAGCGTGTGATGAGATGTTGAAGGCAGCAGATGTTGAGCTGGTTTCATATGAAAATATTGGTTCTACTTTAGTTACGATCATGGTCAAGGGGGATGTTGCTGCTGTTGAAGCTTCGGTTTCAGCAGGTGCTCGAGCAGCTGAAGCGATCGGCACTTTGACTGCGCAAAATGTGATGCCAAGACCGATTCCGTCTGTTGGGGACATTGTTTCTGTCCATGCAATAGATGTGTAGATAGAGGGGGAAACAAATGAAAACCTTTGAAGCGATTGGAGCCATTGAGACATTTGGCTTAGTGTTTGTCTTAGAAGCGTGTGATGCGATGTGTAAAGCGGCAGATGTTGAATTAGTTGGATATGAAAATGTCGCGTCCGGGTATATTTCAGTCATTGTGCAAGGAGATGTAGCTGCTTGCCAATCTGCTGTTGATGCAGGGATCAAAGCAGTTGAAAATTTAGGTGCGGAGGTCTATAGCTCAGTTGTGATCGCTGGTCCGCATATCGATTTGAATAAAATTATCAACCGTTATCAGTTAAATAGCCTTTTATCTGAAGAGGAGGGAGATGCAGTTTAGATGCAGCAAATAGATAAAGATCTGTTATCGATACAAGAAGCGCGGATTTTAGTAGAAACAGCCAGAGATGCACATTATTTGATCAAAGATTACGGACAAAAGCATTTTGATCAAATCCTCAAACAGCTACTGGAGCAAATAAAACCTGAAATTAGTGGATTCGTTACATCTGAAATGAATGAAACGAAGTTAGGTAATTCAAAAGATACAGAAGCTTTGGTCAATCAATTTCTAGAAGCGTTGGCGGAAGAGTTGCCAAGGCAACAATGTATTGGAGCGCTTGCGAAAGATTCTGCGGGGAATATTTTACAAGTGGGTGTACCAGTCGGTGTGATACCTGTCATTTTATCAAACGAAAATATTGTATTGAATACATTATATAGCTTGATTATCGGTATTAAATCAGGGAATGCACTAGTGGTGATTCCTCATCCGAATGCATGTAAGACAACGTATCAAATCGTCAAAAAAGTGAAGCAACTTTGCGAATCAAACGGTTTACCAAAAGGCTGTTTAGCTTGCTTAGAGCAAGTGACGGAAAATAGTGTACAAGAAGTGTTGAACCATCAAGATACTGCGATGATTTTGGTTATCGGAAATTCAAAATATACAAACGCGACCACCAACCAAAAACCAATTATTTATGGCAGTTCAGGCGCGACACCTGTTTTTATCGAACGCTCGGCATCGATTAAATCGGCCGTAGATGCAATCATTCAAAGTCGCTCTTTTGATGGTGGGTTATTACCTGGCGCAGAACAATATTTGATTGCAGAAAGTGTGATCGCTTCAGAAGTAAAAACGATGATGAAACAGTCTGGGGCTCATTTTTTATCTAAGGAAGAAGAGCTTAAACTTTTACATCTACTTCAGCCAAAAGAGAATCAGATCAATCCAAAGTGCATTGGTAAAAGTGCATTTTGGTTAGCACAACAGGCTGGCTTCTCCGTTGGATCACAAATCAAAGTGTTAGTTTCGGAACAACAATACCTTCATGAAGAAGACCCGTTTACTAATGAAATGAAATGCCCGGTGTTAGCTTTTTATTTGGAACCAGATTGGATCCATGCTTGTGAAAAATCAATTCGTCTATTGAAAGAGAAAAATCATGGTCACTCTTTAGCGATTCATTCCCAAAATACGACAATTCTAAATGAATTTGCTTTAAAAAAACCAGTGGGAAGAATGATTGTCAATGCACCAGCAGGATTTGCCAGTCTTGGGCTGAACTCTAACTTACCGTTATCGGTTATCT
This sequence is a window from Enterococcus wangshanyuanii. Protein-coding genes within it:
- a CDS encoding alpha/beta fold hydrolase — its product is MKISIRHRYIKKIPVLEVVAEEEKNKALPLVIYYHGWQSAKELSLTQARKLARKGIRVILPDAMNHGERKTGPVSPIPSVTFWSSIQYNIIEFSQLIRHFEKLELIKNKKIGVGGVSMGGITTCALLTQHPEINTAACMMGTPAPMRYIERVMERAAEMDYFVPKDLPLLQSWVTHYDLSKAPEKIAERPVLFWHGTKDPKIPYEDMADFYQQISDETYAQNSRFLTGEGEGHLVKGEMMDVVAEWFEENLIDRD
- a CDS encoding DMT family transporter gives rise to the protein MNSEKSILSTSTNADLKMKEVSKGFQVKGITNGLVSGITYGIYSTLVVVASGYDPLISAAGFLAAPFVCSGLNDFFAGIFLLFYNAKHGRLKEIIRMVKTKPGKMLVIGFLLGGPIANGAYLVGLAMAGAYAIPISATCSLFGALFSWIFLKQKPTARIILGMVVCVMGAIVINLVKPEGAPNFTLGIICALIAAVSWGLEGVFSSFGGAMIDTDVAVNLRELVSGLFVMILVLPFVGGVGLLFKTLAAGTPVMWLLLSGLSAGISFLTWYKANAMVGTAVGMSLNVTYAFWGVIFSVIFLGQTVTPTMVIGSIVIVIGAILVTMNPLDFFRKGEA
- a CDS encoding BMC domain-containing protein encodes the protein MKYDALGMVETKGLIGSIEAADAMVKAANVSLIGKEFVGGGIVTVMVRGDVGAVKAATDAGASAAERVGELLSVHVIPRPHGEVENILPVNKAK
- a CDS encoding BMC domain-containing protein encodes the protein MVYRGEEALGLIETVGLVPALKACDEMLKAADVELVSYENIGSTLVTIMVKGDVAAVEASVSAGARAAEAIGTLTAQNVMPRPIPSVGDIVSVHAIDV
- a CDS encoding aldehyde dehydrogenase family protein; the encoded protein is MQQIDKDLLSIQEARILVETARDAHYLIKDYGQKHFDQILKQLLEQIKPEISGFVTSEMNETKLGNSKDTEALVNQFLEALAEELPRQQCIGALAKDSAGNILQVGVPVGVIPVILSNENIVLNTLYSLIIGIKSGNALVVIPHPNACKTTYQIVKKVKQLCESNGLPKGCLACLEQVTENSVQEVLNHQDTAMILVIGNSKYTNATTNQKPIIYGSSGATPVFIERSASIKSAVDAIIQSRSFDGGLLPGAEQYLIAESVIASEVKTMMKQSGAHFLSKEEELKLLHLLQPKENQINPKCIGKSAFWLAQQAGFSVGSQIKVLVSEQQYLHEEDPFTNEMKCPVLAFYLEPDWIHACEKSIRLLKEKNHGHSLAIHSQNTTILNEFALKKPVGRMIVNAPAGFASLGLNSNLPLSVILGGFTTGRGISAKNITAADLTYKRQISYPTQIDVPMVASETIDKELLEKVLKKILEK
- a CDS encoding MerR family transcriptional regulator; protein product: MNKMENCTNVNQMYSIGEVAKICNVSRKTLRFYEQLGLLTPDHVSLENGYRYYTEKTMNLIPVIKYYKQMGFKLQEMGNVQNTGDYFYQETNFLTKLSELKREEQRIRNSYTAVSDWIGLLREGSIAIENQLQNVNVKYLDRESYVFMEQDFCYNYMDAVINIPWVNYLEEQDCEITGPVILHFENCEEKMACKSRKMNVMQKPVSIANSEMPTTFFGGQMFLSSYYLGDPADICQQYKKMLLWAKEHDYQCSDEVYERYVIDYWSTMNVDNFVIELLIPAEKNKK
- a CDS encoding BMC domain-containing protein; translated protein: MKTFEAIGAIETFGLVFVLEACDAMCKAADVELVGYENVASGYISVIVQGDVAACQSAVDAGIKAVENLGAEVYSSVVIAGPHIDLNKIINRYQLNSLLSEEEGDAV